The Pan troglodytes isolate AG18354 chromosome 7, NHGRI_mPanTro3-v2.0_pri, whole genome shotgun sequence genome has a window encoding:
- the TMEM74 gene encoding transmembrane protein 74 yields MELHYLAKKSNQADLCDARDWSSRGLPGDQADTAATRAALCCQKQCASTPRATEMEGSKLSSSPASPSSSLQNSTLQPDAFPPGLLHSGNNQITAERKVCNCCSQELETSFTYVDKNINLEQRNRSSPSAKGHNHPGELGWENPNEWSQEAAISLISEEEDDTSSEATSSGKSIDYGFISAILFLVTGILLVIISYIVPREVTVDPNTVAAREMERLEKESARLGAHLDRCVIAGLCLLTLGGVILSSLLMMSMWKGELYRRNRFASSKESAKLYGSFNFRMKTSTNENTLELSLVEEDALAVQS; encoded by the coding sequence ATGGAGCTCCACTACCTTGCAAAGAAGAGCAACCAGGCAGACCTCTGTGATGCCAGGGACTGGAGTTCAAGAGGGTTGCCTGGTGACCAGGCAGATACAGCAGCCACAAGAGCTGCTCTCTGCTGTCAGAAACAGTGTGCATCCACCCCAAGAGCAACGGAGATGGAAGGGTCTAAACTTAGTTCTTCTCCAgcatccccctcctcctctctgcaAAACAGTACTCTTCAGCCAGATGCCTTTCCACCAGGACTTCTCCACTCAGGGAACAACCAAATAACAGCGGAACGGAAAGTCTGTAACTGCTGCAGCCAGGAATTAGAAACTTCTTTTACCTATGTGGACAAAAACATCAACTTGGAGCAGCGGAACCGGAGCTCGCCATCAGCAAAAGGGCATAATCACCCTGGGGAGCTTGGCTGGGAAAATCCAAATGAGTGGTCCCAAGAGGCTGCCATATCTTTGATATCTGAAGAGGAGGATGATACAAGTTCAGAAGCCACGTCTTCAGGGAAGTCTATAGACTATGGTTTCATCAGCGCCATCTTGTTCTTGGTCACTGGGATCCTGCTGGTGATCATCTCTTACATCGTCCCACGGGAAGTGACTGTGGACCCCAACACTGTGGCAGCCCGGGAGATGGAGCGCCTGGAGAAGGAGAGTGCGAGGCTGGGGGCTCACCTGGACCGCTGTGTGATTGCGGGGCTCTGCCTCCTCACGCTGGGGGGCGTCATCCTGTCCAGCTTGTTAATGATGTCCATGTGGAAGGGGGAGCTCTATCGTCGAAACAGATTTGCCTCTTCCAAAGAGTCTGCAAAACTCTATGGTTCTTTCAACTTCAGGATGAAAACCAGCACGAATGAAAACACTCTGGAACTGTCCTTGGTAGAGGAAGATGCGCTTGCTGTACAGAGTTAA